A genomic segment from Corylus avellana chromosome ca5, CavTom2PMs-1.0 encodes:
- the LOC132183247 gene encoding uncharacterized protein LOC132183247 — translation MFKKAVEAKSHQRLSGADRKKLRRTVKDLFRRASDADIDTLLPPKAEITVAKFQNRVHVYGVEGGFPMFFDVDGRGKEIYPTVFALWNVPELLPAFMLKGGEVSRFLIGGADLMFPGISVPAEGLPSFLAGEPWAVKVPGNPAPIAVGVTAMSSTEALKAGLRGKALRITHYYHDLLWESVEGHYVPNAGFLEDVVFEDPAILQSCQTSESCEGAIDASNGQWNGNDNNEVGEPVDVTDILSEHNHPSSSSTQIDVENDTAEEVIADIGDLRVGNNVSSEESNDQHTLSTEDVDSLLDKCLLQALHTTVKDKDLPMPGSTLWSNHVLPCRPSGITLDIKKSSYKKLSKWLQAKSSMGLISVKEDKYKKEVMLLSINRKHLDYSSFKPEKRQVEKNDQVSDHAAANESRSSKTLEVAEIYKPSVHVNPIFASVGADVGKLFSASEATEIVFKYIEKENLVKPTNKTIVVLDAILCDALFKGAIKKGSTYPTEIHKKDVGSAFISRMQAHHVVTRGSESIVRKGALKAIQILTERRLGNKKVTKLSGMETFLMDAEALASALQKKFACSTSVTELPGKKGHEVLVQGGVIDDLAKHLIEQYGIPKRYIEVLDKTRK, via the exons GCGGAGATAACTGTTGCAAAGTTTCAAAATCGAGTCCATGTATATGGTGTAGAAGGAGGATTCCCTATGTTTTTTGATGTTGATGGGCGAGGCAAAGAAATATATCCCACAG TCTTTGCTCTCTGGAATGTCCCTGAACTCTTGCCTGCTTTCATGCTGAAAGGGGGTGAGGTTTCACGATTTCTCATTGGAGGGGCAGATTTGATGTTTCCTGGTATTAGTGTACCTGCTGAAGGTTTACCTTCATTTCTAGCTGGGGAACCATGGGCAGTTAAAGTCCCTGGAAATCCTGCTCCAATTGCA GTTGGGGTGACCGCTATGAGCAGCACTGAAGCCTTAAAAGCTGGTTTGCGTGGAAAGGCATTAAGAATCACTCACTATTATCATGACTTACTATG GGAATCAGTTGAGGGCCACTATGTCCCGAATGCTGGCTTCTTAGAAGATGTTGTATTTGAGGATCCTGCTATACTGCAGTCTTGTCAAACTTCTGAGTCATGTGAAGGTGCTATTGATGCTTCTAATGGTCAATGGAATGGCAATGATAACAACGAAGTGGGTGAACCTGTTGATGTAACTGATATCCTGTCCGAACATAATCATCCTTCGAGTTCATCAACACAGATTGATGTTGAGAATGATACTGCTGAAGAAGTAATTGCAGACATTGGTGATTTAAGGGTAGGAAATAATGTTTCTTCTGAGGAATCAAACGATCAACACACTCTATCTACTGAGGATGTGGACAGCCTTTTGGATAAGTGCCTTTTGCAGGCCTTGCATACAACAGTTAAAGACAAAGACCTTCCCATGCCTGGAAGCACACTATG GTCAAACCATGTACTGCCTTGTAGGCCTTCAGGAATCACTTTAGACATCAAGAAATCATCctacaagaaattatcaaaGTGGTTACAAGCTAAATCATCCATGGGACTG ATTTCTGTAAAAGAAGACAAGTACAAAAAGGAAGTCATGCTACTTTCCATTAACCGTAAACATTTGGATTACTCATCCTTCAAGCCTGAGAAACGGCAAGTAGAGAAAAATGATCAGGTCAGTGATCATGCTGCTGCTAATGAAAGCCGGTCAAGTAAAACTCTTGAAGTGGCAGAGATCTATAAACCAAGTGTACATGTCAATCCCATTTTTGCTTCTGTAGGAGCTGATGTGGGAAAACTTTTTAGTGCCTCAGAAGCCACCGAAATTGTCTTCAAATAcattgagaaagaaaatctgGTAAAGCCCACAAACAAGACTATAGTGGTACTCGATGCAATATTGTGTGATGCACTGTTTAAGGGGGCTATTAAAAAAGGATCAACATACCCAACagaaattcataaaaaagaTGTAGGGTCAGCATTTATAAGCCGGATGCAAGCTCACCACGTTGTGACAAGAGGAAGTGAGTCAATTGTTCGTAAAGGTGCTCTGAAAGCAATTCAGATACTGACAGAACGACGGCTAGGTAACAAGAAGGTTACTAAACTTTCCGGGATGGAAACATTTTTGATGGATGCTGAAGCCTTGGCATCTGCGCTTCAGAAAAAGTTTGCTTGCAGTACATCAGTGACAGAATTACCAG gTAAGAAAGGTCATGAGGTTTTGGTGCAAGGCGGTGTGATTGATGACCTAGCAAAACATCTGATTGAACAGTATGGAATCCCAAAGAGATACATTGAAGTTCTAGATAAAACCAGGAAATGA
- the LOC132182967 gene encoding probable carboxylesterase 18 has translation MSRGDENVEQRANPKPNIPWKLKLFTGAFSGILNASFRLNVSVNRRLLNFIDFKVPPSPSPNPPHGVASSDTTVDSSRNLWFRLYDPTPTGGEPNDVVRMPVIVFFHGGGFVFGNANSNWVDKQARQLARELRAIVVSVNYRLAPEHRFPCQYEDGFDALRFIDEMDGRDMPANADLNRCFLAGESAGGNLAHHVAVRAGEYGFKRVKLLGLIAVQPFFGGEERVESEIRFSRGPILSLDMTDWFWRAFLPGGSVRNHPGANVFGSKADEISSVRFPSTLVFTGGFDPLRDWDMRYYEGLKRSGKEVFLVDYPNAAHGFWSLGVRPECRLFIEEMREFMQKQMDK, from the coding sequence atgtCCCGGGGCGACGAAAATGTCGAACAAAGAGCAAACCCAAAACCAAACATCCCATGGAAGTTGAAGCTCTTCACGGGAGCATTTTCGGGGATCCTCAACGCCTCATTCCGCCTCAACGTGAGCGTCAACCGTCGCCTCCTCAACTTCATCGACTTCAAAGtccctccctctccctctcccaaTCCCCCTCATGGCGTTGCCTCCTCCGACACCACCGTTGACTCTTCTCGCAACCTCTGGTTCCGCCTCTACGACCCCACCCCCACTGGCGGCGAACCAAACGACGTCGTCCGCATGCCCGTCATCGTTTTCTTCCACGGTGGCGGCTTCGTCTTCGGCAACGCCAACTCGAATTGGGTGGATAAACAGGCGCGACAGCTCGCCCGAGAACTCCGCGCCATCGTCGTCTCCGTCAACTACCGGCTCGCGCCGGAGCATAGGTTCCCGTGCCAGTACGAAGACGGGTTCGACGCGCTGCGATTCATCGACGAAATGGACGGACGCGACATGCCGGCAAATGCTGATCTTAACCGTTGCTTTCTAGCCGGAGAGAGTGCCGGAGGGAACCTGGCCCACCACGTAGCGGTCAGAGCCGGCGAGTACGGGTTCAAGAGGGTGAAGCTCCTCGGGCTCATAGCAGTACAACCGTTTTTCGGTGGGGAGGAGCGGGTCGAGTCCGAGATTCGATTTTCCCGCGGCCCGATTTTGAGTCTGGACATGACGGACTGGTTCTGGAGAGCTTTTTTGCCAGGCGGGTCGGTCAGGAACCACCCGGGGGCGAATGTGTTCGGGTCGAAAGCGGATGAAATCTCTAGCGTGAGGTTCCCGTCTACGCTTGTTTTCACTGGAGGGTTCGACCCGTTACGTGATTGGGACATGAGGTACTACGAGGGGCTGAAAAGATCCGGAAAAGAAGTATTCCTGGTGGATTATCCGAATGCGGCCCACGGGTTCTGGAGCCTGGGCGTGAGACCCGAATGTCGTTTGTTTATAGAGGAAATGAGGGAGTTCATGCAAAAGCAAATGGACAAATGA